The Syntrophales bacterium DNA window AAAAACTCTTACACTCCTCACATGTGGCCATCTTAATTATCTTCCTCCTTTCTTAATTGAAATGAAATCTCCCGAAAACTCCCCATACCTTGAGTGTGAATGAGGAAAACTCAGGGACCTACATAACCAATTTATAATATTTGTACTGCAACCATAAAGTCAAGACATTTTTTACAACCACAGAGATCTCACGGAAAACTTTGCGGATGTAGTTACAGCCTGCATGAGAAATTTTCCCATTTTTTTATCTACGAGCTGTTCTAAGGGTAAGGCCTTCGGTTGAAACCCATCTTGCCTCTCCCTTACTTATATCCCACCGGCATGATCAGTATGGGATCATAAACTTTGCCGATACCCAGCACCTGCCGGACCAGATCATTATGAAAAGCGCCAACAATGCCAGCCGAAAGCCCCAGGGCCTCAGCCTGAAGAAAGATATTCTGTCCCACATGCCCGGCCTCGATGTAGGTATAGGAAATTCCTCTTTCTCCATATTTTCTGGTGCACCGCTCATATTCCCCTGTCACTATAAAGATGACAGGAGCCTCAGCCATCCAGTTCTGAAAAAGCGAAGCCCTAACAATCTCACGCCGGACTTCTCCATTCCTAACCTGGCTTATCTTATGGGTCTCTGAAATATAATGGTAAACACCCGCTTCCAGTCCTTCCACTCCCTTTTCCCCAATAGCTACCCAGATATCCAGCGGATATAGAGCACCGGCGGAGGGTACAGATTTATAGAGGCCGCCTCTATTAGTAATACCGTAAGCTGCCCAGAGAAGCTGGGAGAGTTGTCCCAGGTTCAGGGACTTAGTTTTAAAATGCCGGATGGTTCGTCGGGCCTTGATAGCCTCTTCCACAGACTTTTTCCCAGCAAAAAATGGCTTAGGAAGGCTAATATCTGTGCGGGTTTGAGCCAAAGCGACGAAGGGCAAGAGAAAGGTTATAAAAGGGATAAAAAGACTTTTCATCGCATTTCCTCACTTAGCTTGAGAGCTTGAAATTTGGATTCATCCGCGCTCAAAAATCTTTTGACGATTGAGCGCTCAAACATTGCCTTTGCGGACGCTTCGCTGCGACGGCATGGTGCCCGAAAAACATTTGATTAGCTCTCCTGAATCCAAATTTCATTATTTTTCAAAGGTCTCAGCTTCTGTTTATGAAAAGGTACTGACAATTATAGGCTAATTATTGTTCCGGGGGCAGCGCCCATGAACAAGGAAAACCTATCTGCTAACTAACCCGAAAAATTTTCCCTCAAATGCGTATTATACAGATGTCCAGCAAAAAGTCCAGCTCCGATGATTACTATAACAAGTTAAGTGCCTAAAGTGATCTAAAGTTTGAAGTGCCTAAAGTTATTCGAAATGGAAATTCCTATACTATAAAATTCCTATACTATATATTTCTCTTTCATCTTCCGGGATACTGGAAAGCTCAACACCTTAAGGGGTGGGACCTCGATAATCCATATTTAGGAGATGTCTGACTCCGGAAACCGGAAAGTTATTTACATATCATATTTTGTGAGTTATAATCACTTCCCTCTCGCGCTGCTTCGAGTAGTGTTTTTTGTTCGACCGGTGCTACCGGGGGAGGGGGTAGCAAACCATCTCTGCAGAGGGGGAAAGGCCTGATCATCACAGAATCGGATGTTGATCGGGCAATTGACGTCCTGGATGGGGTGACGGAGGACAGATGAAGAAAGATCTTTTAAGCGTTTATGATCTTCAAGTATTAGACTTTGAATTGATATTTGAAAGAACGCACAGGCTGAAAAAGATGCTCCGGGATGGGCACATCTATACACCTCTAAAGGGTAAGACCCTCGGGATGATCTTCGATAAACCGTCCACCAGGACGCGCATTTCTTTTGAGGTGGGGATGTACCAGCTTGGGGGAATGGCCTTGTTCCTCAGCAGCCGGGATACTCAGTCCGGCAGGGGTGAAATCATCGCCGATACTGCAAGGATTATGTCCAGGTATTTAGATGGTATTATGATCAGGACCTATTCCCAGAGTTCCGTTGAAGAGTTTGCCAGATATGCAACAATACCGGTGATAAACGGCTTGACAGACCTTCTCCATCCGTGTCAGATCTTGAGCGACCTTTTTACCATTATCGAGAAGAAGGGAAACTACGAAAATCTGAAGATTGCCTATGTCGGGGATGGGAATAATATTGCCAACTCCTGGATAGATGCCGCCGCCAGGCTTCCCTTTCACCTTGCCCTTGCCTGTCCGGAAGGATATGAACCTGATGCGGGTATCCTGGAGCGGGGAAAGAGAGAGGCGGAAAAGGGTATCACTCTCTATCGCAATCCCTTTGAAGCGGTACAGGATGCTGATGTTATTTACACCGATGTGTGGGCCAGTATGGGACAGGAGGCCGAACGGGAGGAGAGGGCAGGGGTATTGAAGGCGTATCAGATCAACAGGGAACTGCTGACCGGGGCGCAGAGAGATGTTATCGTTATGCACTGTCTTCCCGCCCATCGTGGAGAGGAGATAACGGCAGAGGTTATTGATGGTCCCCATTCGGTAGTTTTTGACCAGGCGGAAAATCGCCTGCACGTCCAGAAGGCGATTTTGGAAATTTTGCTCGCATAGATGTTCTCCTGATTAAGGAGAGGATTGAGATTGTGACTATGAAGGTAAAAAAGGTTGTCCTTGCCTATTCGGGAGGATTGGATACCTCGGTTATTTTAAGGTGGTTGCTCGAGACCTATAACTGTGAAGTGATCGCCTTCGTCGCTGATATCGGTCAGAAGGAGGAACTGGACGGTCTTAAAGGGAAGGCCATCGCTACCGGCGCCGGCAAGGTATATATTGAGGATTTACAGGAAGAGTTTGTCAGGGACTTTGTATTTCCTGCCCTGAGGGCCAATGCTTGCTATGAGGGCAGATACCTCCTCGGGACTTCCCTGGCCAGACCGCTCATTGCCAAAAGGCAGATCGAGATTGCCGCCGCAGAGGGGGCAGATGCCGTGGCCCATGGCGCCACGGGGAAGGGAAACGATCAGGTAAGGTTTGAGCTGAGTTACATGGCTTTAAACCCGGAGATCAGGATTATTTCCCCCTGGAGGGATGAGCATTGGAGCTTCGATTCGAGAAGGTCAATGATTGATTACGCCCGTAAATACAATATTCCTCTTTTGCTGACCGAAGAAAAACCTTACAGTAGCGATAGGAATCTCCTCCATATCTCTTATGAGGGGGGCATCCTTGAAGACCCCTGGGTGGAGCCGCAGGAGGATATGTTTGTCTTGACTGCCTCTCCCGAAGCGGCGCCCGATATTGCCACCTATGTAGAGGTCGCTTTTGAGAGGGGATTGCCTGTGGCGGTAGATGGGGAGAAGATGAGCCCGGCGAAGCTTCTGGACTATCTGAACCGGGTGGCGGGCGCCAACGGGATCGGCAGAGTGGACATGGTCGAGAATCGTTTTGTGGGGATGAAATCAAGGGGAGTTTATGAGACACCGGGGGGGACCGTTCTCTGGGCGGCCCACCGTGCGGTGGAGACGATTACCATGGATCGGGAGGTCATGCTGATGAGAGATTCTCTGATCCCTAAGTATGCTCAACTGGTCTATAACGGTTTCTGGTATTCGCCGGAGATGAAAATCCTGCAGAAATTTATTGACGAAACACAGGAGAACGTGAGGGGTACCGCCCGTTTGAAATTGTACAAGGGAAACTGTATCGTAGTCGGGAGGAAATCACCCCAATCCCTTTACATGGAGGATTTTGCCACCTTTGAGAAAGACAGGGTTTACAACCAGAAGGATGCCACGGGATTTATAAGACTCAATGCCCTCAGGCTGAAGATACAGGCGTTGCAGAAAAAGTAAAACAGAAAGTCGTATGTCATAAGTCGTATGTCATAAGTCGTAGGTCGTATGTCATAAGAAGTTACAGGTGTTGAAGAAAGGTTAACAGGGGGTAACTACTCAGGAGTTAGGAGCCAGAATGAAAAGGAAGCCCTGGGAGGGGAGGTTTCGCGAGCCGACGGATGAACAGGTAGAGGTGTTTACCGCCTCTGTTCATTTTGACAAACGTCTTGCCCCCTACGATATTGAGGGAAGTATTGCCCACGCAAAAATGCTGGCCAGGCAGCGTATCATCTCGAAAAAGGAAGAGAAGACCATTGTTGTTGGCCTGAAGAGCATTCTCGGGGATATTGAGAGGAGAGATTTTACCTTTCATCTTTCCGATGAAGATATCCATATGGCGATTGAAAGGGCCCTGATCGAGCGTGTGGGAGAAGTTGGGGGGAAACTCCACACGGGCAGGAGCAGGAATGATCAGGTATCTCTCGATGTGAGACTATACTTGAGAGATGAGATTCATCGGATACTGGATCTGGTAGCCGCACTGAAGTCATCACTGGTTGAACTGGCGAAGAGGGAGAGCCAGACCATCATGCCGGGTTACACCCATCTCCAGAAGGCTCAGCCGGTTCTTCTCTCCCATTACCTCCTGGCTTACTGGGAGATGCTGGATCGGGATGAGGCAAGATTGCGGGATGGTCTCGGGCGGGTAAATGTGATGCCCCTCGGCGCCGCCGCGCTGGCCGGTTCAGGTCTGCCGCTTGACAGGGAGTACATGGCCGGACTGCTGAGATTTCCCGACATATCCCGGAACAGCATGGATGCCGTTTCAGATCGGGATTTTGTTGCCGAGTTTATCTTTGCCGCCTCTCTTGTGATAATGCACCTGAGTCGCTTTTGTGAGGATCTTATCATCTGGTCTACCGAGGAGTTTAATTTTGTGGAGATCTCCGATGCCTTTACCACGGGGAGCAGTATCATGCCCCAGAAGAAGAATCCCGATGTTGCCGAGTTGATCAGGGGGAAAACAGGGCGTATCTACGGGAACCTGCTGGCCCTTTTAACGCTCCTGAAGGGTCTCCCCATGACCTACAACCGGGACCTTCAGGAAGATAAAGAACCCCTCTTTGATACGGTAGATACGGTGAGGGGATGCCTCCAGATCCTTACCGGAATGATCAAACATCTGAAGTTTAACAGGGCAAGGATGCGAGAGGAGGCTACTAAGGGATTCTCCACAGCCACCGATGTTGCCGATTATCTCGTGATACGAGGTGTTCCTTTCCGGGAATCCCACGGGATTGTGGGACGTCTTGTTGCCTACTGTATGGAAAAGAATAAAGGATTGTCAGACCTCACGATAAAAGAGTTCCGCCAGTTTTATAAGGAATTTAATGAGGACGTCTATAAGTGTCTCAAGGTGGAAAATGCAGTGAATGCGAGAAACACCCTCGGTGGTACCGCGGAAAAGATGGTCTTAGAGAGGATCGGGGAGATTGAGGGCGGGAAAGATGATAGTCGTAAGTCGTAAGACATAAGACTGATGGCTGGTGACTGATTTAAGATGATGAAGAAAGTAAACTGGTGGCATTCTTTTGCTATAATCACGATTTTCCTTCTCGTTGCGGTCTTTCAGGGATGCGGGAAGAAGGGAGACCCGATCCCTGATAAAGTTTTATTACCGAAGGCGATTTCTGACCTTGAGGCCCAACGTAGCGAGGAAGGGATCGTCCTTCGCTGGAGCGTGGAAGGATATGGAACTCTTGCCGGATTCAAGATCACAAGAAGCGAGGTGGGAGAAGTCTCCCGTAGCTGTCCGGGTTGTCCTCAGGAATATATTCTGCTTGCCGATCTTTCGCTTCCCGATCAGAAACTGACGAAGGAAGGGAATGGCACTTTTTCCTATATAGATTCAGCGATTGAGCCTGGCAGGCTTTATGCTTACCGCGTTATCGTCTGCAATACCTCTGGAGGCTGCAGTGAGGCATCGAATATCGCCCAAGTGAAATGAAAGTTTTGAAAAGCCGGGACCGTCGAGCAGCTTAAACATTTTTATGAATGAAACAATAATTTTCAGGGACAGGTAATTTAGCGATGCATGATTTTCACTACGTGGACAACGAACTCTGGTGCGAAGAGACGCCCATTCTCAGGATTGCCGGGGAGGTGGGAACGCCATTTTACCTCTACAGTTACAGGACCATGAGGAATCACTTCCGGGTCTTTGATGGCGCCTTTGCCGACATTCCCCATCTGGTCTGCTTTTCTGCCAAGTCCAATGGCAATATTGCCATTCTGAAGATATTTATCCGTGAAGGCTCTGGTGTGGATATTGTCTCCGGGGGTGAACTCTATCGAGCCATACGGGCGGGGGTGGATCCCGGAAAGGTTGTTTACTCTGGTGTTGGTAAGAGAATTGATGAGATAGAATGCGCACTCAAGTATGAGATCTTGTTGTTCAATGTGGAATCTTCCCAGGAACTTGAGGTGATCAACGAATGTGCCGGGAGGCTGGGAAAGAGGGCGGGTATCGCCCTGCGTGTAAACCCGGATGTTGACCCTCGCACCCATCCCCATATAGCGACCGGTCTTAGAGAAAATAAATTCGGCATCAGTATGGAGAGGTCGCGTGAGGAATATCTTCGGGTACAAAAGCTACCCCATTTAGATATTAAAGGGATCAGTTGCCACATCGGTTCCCAGGTGACCAAAATTTCTCCCTTCGCCGATACCCTTGATCGTTTAAAGAGAATTGTCCGGCTCCTTCAGGAAGATGGTATTGAGATCCGGTATTTCGACCTGGGAGGCGGTCTCGGTATTACGTATGACCGGGAGACTCCTCCCCATCCTTCCGAGTATGCAAGGGCCATTATTGAGGCATCTGCCGATATGGGTTGTACCCTTATCTTCGAGCCGGGGAGGGTCATTGTCGGCAATGCGGGGATACTGGTGACCAGAGTCCTTTATACCAAAGCTACGGAAGATAAGAATTTTATCATTGTTGATGCAGGCATGAACGATTTACTCCGTCCTGCCCTCTACGATTCTTATCACCACATCCAACCGGTAATACAACAGGGAAGGGGAGATATCCTTGCCGATGTGGTGGGTCCAATTTGCGAATCCGATGATTATCTGGCAAAGGGGAGAAGGATCCCCGGATTTGAGAGGGGGGAACTGATGGCCGTCATGAGCGCTGGTGCCTATGGATTCAGCATGTCGTCAAATTATAATGCGAGACCGAGGATACCGGAGGTCCTTGTCAGGGATGACCGGTTTTACGTGATCAGAAAAAGAGAGGGATATGCCGATCTGGTCAGGGGAGAGGAAGTGCCGGCATTTCTGATGACTGAATGTTAGACGACATTTCGCCTACAAAACAAACAGAGGAATAGAGAATGTCTGCTCCTTTAATAGAAATCTTTGAAGATGAAAAACTTGTAGGGAAAATCAAAAAACGCCTGCCTTATTTATTCCAACTTGCGGAACTGGAGAGTTCAAGAGCAGGCAAAACAGGAATGGAGGTTGGTTCGGTTCGTGAACGAATAATCGTTGCTTTGCTTGTTTATAAATTTGGTGAGGCGAATGTAGAAACAGAGATTCCTATCACCAGTC harbors:
- the lysA gene encoding diaminopimelate decarboxylase; this encodes MHDFHYVDNELWCEETPILRIAGEVGTPFYLYSYRTMRNHFRVFDGAFADIPHLVCFSAKSNGNIAILKIFIREGSGVDIVSGGELYRAIRAGVDPGKVVYSGVGKRIDEIECALKYEILLFNVESSQELEVINECAGRLGKRAGIALRVNPDVDPRTHPHIATGLRENKFGISMERSREEYLRVQKLPHLDIKGISCHIGSQVTKISPFADTLDRLKRIVRLLQEDGIEIRYFDLGGGLGITYDRETPPHPSEYARAIIEASADMGCTLIFEPGRVIVGNAGILVTRVLYTKATEDKNFIIVDAGMNDLLRPALYDSYHHIQPVIQQGRGDILADVVGPICESDDYLAKGRRIPGFERGELMAVMSAGAYGFSMSSNYNARPRIPEVLVRDDRFYVIRKREGYADLVRGEEVPAFLMTEC
- the argF gene encoding ornithine carbamoyltransferase; the encoded protein is MKKDLLSVYDLQVLDFELIFERTHRLKKMLRDGHIYTPLKGKTLGMIFDKPSTRTRISFEVGMYQLGGMALFLSSRDTQSGRGEIIADTARIMSRYLDGIMIRTYSQSSVEEFARYATIPVINGLTDLLHPCQILSDLFTIIEKKGNYENLKIAYVGDGNNIANSWIDAAARLPFHLALACPEGYEPDAGILERGKREAEKGITLYRNPFEAVQDADVIYTDVWASMGQEAEREERAGVLKAYQINRELLTGAQRDVIVMHCLPAHRGEEITAEVIDGPHSVVFDQAENRLHVQKAILEILLA
- the argH gene encoding argininosuccinate lyase, yielding MKRKPWEGRFREPTDEQVEVFTASVHFDKRLAPYDIEGSIAHAKMLARQRIISKKEEKTIVVGLKSILGDIERRDFTFHLSDEDIHMAIERALIERVGEVGGKLHTGRSRNDQVSLDVRLYLRDEIHRILDLVAALKSSLVELAKRESQTIMPGYTHLQKAQPVLLSHYLLAYWEMLDRDEARLRDGLGRVNVMPLGAAALAGSGLPLDREYMAGLLRFPDISRNSMDAVSDRDFVAEFIFAASLVIMHLSRFCEDLIIWSTEEFNFVEISDAFTTGSSIMPQKKNPDVAELIRGKTGRIYGNLLALLTLLKGLPMTYNRDLQEDKEPLFDTVDTVRGCLQILTGMIKHLKFNRARMREEATKGFSTATDVADYLVIRGVPFRESHGIVGRLVAYCMEKNKGLSDLTIKEFRQFYKEFNEDVYKCLKVENAVNARNTLGGTAEKMVLERIGEIEGGKDDSRKS
- a CDS encoding argininosuccinate synthase, whose product is MKVKKVVLAYSGGLDTSVILRWLLETYNCEVIAFVADIGQKEELDGLKGKAIATGAGKVYIEDLQEEFVRDFVFPALRANACYEGRYLLGTSLARPLIAKRQIEIAAAEGADAVAHGATGKGNDQVRFELSYMALNPEIRIISPWRDEHWSFDSRRSMIDYARKYNIPLLLTEEKPYSSDRNLLHISYEGGILEDPWVEPQEDMFVLTASPEAAPDIATYVEVAFERGLPVAVDGEKMSPAKLLDYLNRVAGANGIGRVDMVENRFVGMKSRGVYETPGGTVLWAAHRAVETITMDREVMLMRDSLIPKYAQLVYNGFWYSPEMKILQKFIDETQENVRGTARLKLYKGNCIVVGRKSPQSLYMEDFATFEKDRVYNQKDATGFIRLNALRLKIQALQKK
- a CDS encoding SagB/ThcOx family dehydrogenase; translated protein: MEEAIKARRTIRHFKTKSLNLGQLSQLLWAAYGITNRGGLYKSVPSAGALYPLDIWVAIGEKGVEGLEAGVYHYISETHKISQVRNGEVRREIVRASLFQNWMAEAPVIFIVTGEYERCTRKYGERGISYTYIEAGHVGQNIFLQAEALGLSAGIVGAFHNDLVRQVLGIGKVYDPILIMPVGYK